In the Populus trichocarpa isolate Nisqually-1 chromosome 1, P.trichocarpa_v4.1, whole genome shotgun sequence genome, GTGTTATTGGAAGCGATGAGCAGCTAGTATCATTCGTGCAGGTGTCAAAGTGATCATCATCAACCTTCCATACAGAGACTGGAGGAAAATGGCTATCGAAAGTGTTGGTGGATCCGTTGTATCTAAGATAGCGGAGCTCTTGGTGGAACCAGCAATAAGGCAGTTCCGTTACATTTTCTGCTTCAAcaattttgttcaagaattcAGTGAACGAAAGCAGAGCCTAGCTTTAGCGATAGATCGTCTACAAAATGATGTCAAAGTTGCTGAAAGGAATGctgaagaaattgagaaagatGTCAGTAAATGGCTGGAAGGTGCAAACAACGAAATTGAAGGTGTGAATCCTTTGGATGAAATAGGAAGAAATGGCAAATGCTTTACTTGTTGTCCAAATTGGATGCGACAATTCAAGTTAAGCAAGGCACTGGCAAAGAAGACGGAGGCTTTgagaaaacttgaagaaaatagCAGAAAATTTCCAAAAGTGTCCCACAAAACACCTCTTCAAGAGATAAAATTTCTTCCATCAAAGGAATTCATGCTCTCAAAATCGTCAAAAGAAGCTTTCGAACAGATTATGAAAGCTCTCAAAGATGACACTGTCAATATGATCGGACTGTACGGAATGGGAGGGGTGGGTAAAACCACCCTGGTGAAAGACGTAGCCAGGAGGGCCAAAGAGTTGCAGTTGTTTGATGAAGTTTTGATGGCTACACTGTCCCAGAATCCAAATGTCACAGGCATCCAGGATCGAATGGCAGATAGTTTAGATCTGACTTTACTCAAGAAGAGTAAAGAAGGGAGAGCAAATGAATTATGGCAGAGACTGCAGGGAAAGAAGATGCTTATAGTCCTGGATGATGTTTGGAAAGATATTGACTTCCAAGAGATAGGGATCCCATTTGGTGATGCTCACAGGGGTTGTAAAATTCTTCTAACAACACGTCTTGAAGACATATGTAAGAATATGGCGTGCCAGCAAAAAGTGTTCTTAAGTCTCTTATCAGAAAATGAAGCATGGGCtttattcaaaatcaatgcAGGTTTACATGATGAGGACTCTGACTTGAACAGAGTGGCAAAGGAGGTTGCGATAGAATGCCAAGGCTTGCCTATAGCACTGGTGGCAGTGGGAAAGGCTCTAAAAGATAAATCTAAAAATGAGTGGGAAGTAGCATCTGAAGAGCTCAAAAAATCTCAATCTCGGCACATGGAAAAATTTGATGACCGAAGAAATGCATATGCATGTCTTAAATTGAGCTATGATTATTTGAAGTACAAGGAAATCAAGTTATGTTTCTTGCTATGCTGTTTGTTTCCAGAAGATTACGACATTCCAATCGAGGAGTTGATGAGATATGTAGTTGGCTACGGGTTATATCAAGATGTGAAGTCCATTGAAGGTGCAAGGAAACGAGTTTATGTGGAAATCGAAAACCTCAAAGGTTGTTGTATGCTGCTAGGCACTGAAACTGAAGAACATGTGAAAATACATGACTTGTTTCGTGATGTTGCTATTCAGATAGCATCATCAGAAGAATATGGATTCATGGTTGAGGCTGGCATTGGGTTGGAGGAGTGGCCACTGAGCTATAAAAGCTTTGAAGGTTGTACAGCAATTTCGTTAATGGGCAATGAACTAACAGAACTTCCTGAAGGATTGGTGTGTCcacatctcaaagttctatTATTAGGACTGGATCGTGGTTTGAATGTTCCAGAGAGGTTTTTTGAAGggatgaaagaaattaaagttttgtcTCTAGAGGGAGGGTGTTTGTCATTGCAATCACTTCAATTCTCAACGAACCTTCAATCGTTGCTGTTGATCGAGTGTGAATGCAAGGACCTCAATTGGTTGAGAAAGCTGCAAAGACTTAAGATTCTTGGTTTCATTTGGTGCGGCTCCGTTGAAGAATTACCTGATGAAATTGGGGAGCTCAAGGAGTTAAGGTTGTTGGATTTGACAGGTTGTGAAAATCTAAGAAGGATTCCTGTGAATTTGATTGCAAGGTTGAAGAAGTTAGAAGAACTGTTGATCGGGGATGAAAGCTTCGAGGAATGGGATGTTGTTGGATGTGACAGCACAGAAGGAATGAATGCAAGCCTAACAGAGCTAAGTTCGCTGTCTCATTTAGCTGTATTATCATTGTGGATACCGAAGGTTGAATGCATTCccagagattttgtttttcccagCTTGctcaaatatgatataatgTTAGGGCATTGGTATCCAAAACTTGATAATGAATACCCAACCTCGACAAGATTATATTTGCGTGATATAAACGCCGCATCCTTAAATgcaaagacatttgagcaaTTGTTTCCTACTGTGTCTCTAATTGATTATAGAAACATTAAGGGTTTAGAAAATATAGTATTGTCCTCTGATCAGATGACCACCCATGGCCATGGGTCGCAAAAGGACTTCTTACAAAGATTAGAAAATGTCAAAGTGAATCGATGTGGGGATATTCGCACTCTGTTTCCAGCAAAATGGCGGCAAGCTTTGAAAAATCTAATAAGTGTGGATATTAGTAACTGCAAATCATTGGAAGAGGTATTTGAATTGGGTGAGGCTGATGAAGGAATTAACGAGGAGAAGGAGCTGTCATTTTTAACGGAGTTACAGCTGTACCGGTTACCTGAGCTCAAATGTATATGGAAGGGGCCCACCAGACATGTCAGCCTCCAGAGTCTTATTTATCTGGAGTTGTGGTATCTTGACAAATTGACATTTATCTTCACACCGTCCCTCGCTCAGAGTCTTTTTCATCTGAAAACACTACGGATAGACCATTGCAATGAATTGAAGCGTCTTATCAGAGAGAAGGATGACGAAGGGGAAATAATTCCAGGGTCTCTTGGCTTCCCAAACTTAGAAACTCTCTCTATATATGACTGTGAAAAACTGGAATATGTCTTCCCTGTCTCCGTGTCTCCAAGTCTTCAGAACCTCGAAGAGATGGAGATTTATTCATCTGACAATTTAAAGCAAGTATTTTACAGTGGAGAAGGAGATGACATCATCGTCAAGTCTAAAATTAAAGATGGCATCATCGACTTCCCTCAACTAAGAAAATTGTCTCTTTCAAAGTGCAGCTTTTTTGGTCCAAAGGATTTTGCTGCCCAATTGCCTTCTTTGCAAGTGTTAACCATTGAAGGCCACGAAGAATGGGGTAATTTGTGGGCACAGCTTCAAGTACGTCCTTTATATttctccaatttttttcttttctaatttaaaatgTCAACTTCAATACATTGTGATAATTTGTTCTATCTTCCTCCAAATTTCTAAAACTAAAGTAATTGATAAGTTCTTTAACCATCCACCGAATTTAATTGATGATTTAAATTGGCTTAGGAAGTTAGACATCAATTACTGTAATGTAATCTCTTATTTCTTCCTTCAGATTTCTATAACTAAAGTAATGGATAAATGCTAGCAAATCCTTTAGCCATCCACTGAATTTAAAAGGAGTGAAATTGAGGCTCTTCTGCCTTAATGGAAAGTATTTGGACATGACGATAAAGCTCCGTCTGAGAATATACAAGTATTTGGACAGGACGATAAAGCTTcgtatttggttttttttttctaaacaattagagtcaaaaagtaaaaattgaaactttctttttaaatacaatattttctcATTCAAAGAACTTCAAAAGCACCAAATTTGtattgaattcaaaaaacatatatttttaatatttttcatttttctttacaatttgttttcactttttttatgaaaataataatttaaatgatcaataatcaagcatttttattaaaacattttactaatatgtaaaattcaaattattttcttttatatttttatttttggataatgtCTATTTAGATCTTCTTGTTGATAAGTATTTTGGTATTGGGGATAATTGTTTCatctatttaacaaaattatataatagTTTCAAAGTCTACAAAAATTACTAGGAATTATATCTAACAAATTGGTacccttattttcttttgatgcagGGGTTTACAAGTTTGGAAACATTGAATTTGTCCTCCCTGCTTGTGCCTGACTTGAGGTGTATATGGAAGGGTATCGTGCCATGTAATTTGACTACTTTGAAGGTGATAAAGTGTAAGAAACTGACACATGTATTCACAAACAACATGATTGCTAGTCTAATTCAACTGAAAATTCTAGAGATATCAAATTGTGAGGAATTGGAGCAAATTATTGCCAaggataatgatgatgaaaatgataaGATATTGTCAAGAAGTGATATCCATTCTTCCGGCTTTAGTCTCGGATGTTATGATTTCTTGTTCCCTCATTTGAAGAAGTTGAAGGTGGATGGATGCCCAAAGCTGACCACAGAATTTGCTACTACATCAATTGACTCAATGAGTGCTCAATCAGAGGTGCtgctgatttgacttgatttcttgcctcttatttagttttaaaaatgcaCAATAATTACTATGAATTACATCTAACAAATTGGTACCCTTGTTGTTTTCTTGTGATGCAGGGGTttatgaatttgaaagaaatatctATTGGAAACTTGGAAGGAGTGCAAGATTTAATGCAAGTTGGACGTTTGGTAACTAATAGAAGAGGTGGGCATGAACTTTCACTCGTGAGTTTGGAAACATTACACTTGAACTTATTGCCTGACATGAGGTGTATATGGAAGGGTCTCGTGCCGAGCAATTTGACTACTTTGAAGGTGAAAAAGTGTAACAGACTGACACATGTATTTACATGCAGCATGATTGCTAGTCTAGTTCAACTGAAAGTTCTACAGATATCAAATTGTGAGGAATTGGAGCAAATCATTGCTAaggataatgatgatgaaaatgatcAGATATTGTCAGGAAGTGATCTCCAATCTTCATGCTTCCCTAATTTGTGTCGACTTAAGATTAGAGGATGCAACAAGTTGAAGAGTCTCTTCCCAGTAGCCATGGCTTCAGGTCTCAAAAGGCTTCGAACACTTGAAGTAAGAGAATCCTCTCAATTATTGGGAGTATTTGGGCAAGATGATCATGTTTCACCTGTCAATGTTGAGAAGGAGATGGTGCTCCCTCATCTGGAGCAGCTGATTCTAGAAAAATTACCAAGCATTGTCTACTTCAATCATGGATGTTGTGATTTCATATTCCCTTGTTTGTCGATATTGGTGGTGCGTCAATGTCCAAAGCTGTCCACAAGATTTGCTACTACATCAAATGGTTCAATGAGTGCTCAATCAGAGGTGCTGTATATTTGACATGATTTCTTGCCTCTCTTtcagtgtttttatttcttgtttcccACAATAATAAGACTTACAAGTTAGAATGTGTATGCCATGCTTGAATTGGTTTTGCAGGTATCTCAAGTAGTTGAGGATTCAAGTACTGGTTGCTCCGTGCCAACCAGAACTTGTAGAACGTGGATCCAGAAAATTGGGTGGGAAGAGGAAAAAGAGGAAGTGGATGGAGTCAGATGATTAGTTTGGCAttggaatttgaaaaacatgGTAGTAATTCATTCTTGCAGGTAAAATGGCTGCAACTATTTATCTTCTATCCTTGTTTAAATGGTTGGATTAAATCAACAAATACGAGATGCCTGGATGATGTTTGTTCTTGATGTTTGCATTAGGTTGGTTGGTTACCTATTTCATGATCAACTCGACATTGGTGGGAAGTAATTCCAGCTGTTTCATTAGCTACAACAATTTGTCttatttcatgtgtttgttGTGTGAACTTCCAGAAATAAGGTTAATGTCATGTAATGTTATGTGTTTAGTAATTTATTGTGCGAACTTCCAGAAATAAGGGTGTCTGGACCTTCAAAAACGAAAGGCATAATGTTTACTCATTTGTGTGCTTATTGTTTAATGTGTGGATTCTCATTCTCCTCATTTTGATGTTCTATTTCTATTACGGATTCTTTATGTGGTTAACTTGTTATTGTGCGTACCGTACAGTAATATGGTTtctacattaatatatataaatacatgtgaatgagtatatatatataaaaaatttatatccttGTGGAGATATATCTTAGAAGCTATCAGTCAAcggaataatatttttgtatttttatgattaaagtttaagataacattttcttttaataatcaaatttcCGTGGACATGATAGCTGCTAATCTCTACGTCTCAGCAGCATGTGGTGCCATATCTGaacatgataaataataataataataataataataatgataatgataatgatagttattACAGTTATGTCTGGATAATGTTGACAATCTTAAcaattattttagaatatagTTTTAATGAAGGAATAAATAATTGGACCATGTTCTCCTTCAGTGGGTCCAAATTGATATGAATGTTGTACAGAGATTATCATGCAAATGCAATGTTTCTATTTGATAGATgagatttctaaaaaaaaaaaaaagggtatgcTCTGAATATACAATTCAAGTAGTTCTTGACCATTAAAGTTATATTTGGTATTGcgattcaattttatttttttaaatagttttaaatttatatgtcaaaatacattttaaaaaagaaaaaatatattattttaatataatttcaaataaaaaatactttaaaaaacaaattcaatcatattcataaaaaaaaacactaaataataaGTTActcattttaaatcataatcttCCGCTGCTCTTTTTCTTCAAGTAACATGTATAAATGAtctaaaacatcaataaaaggCCTCCCGAGTTGGAAAATTAGGTATGAGTTGGAAAAGGCCTCATAAACTGGTTGAACCATCCAAAATGAATTCACTTATTCTATCTACATTTTGAAAGGCATGAAAAACCCACAAGGCAAAGGACATGTCTTTAATTCTATTACCTTCAGACAATTATCAAAGCTATTGAGGATTACCTATCCTACATTGGCCTAAGACAtgtataaaaggaaaaaacctGTTTTTCATACACagaatcataattttcaagaattCAAGTACATAGGACTTGACTAGTTCTCCTCTTTTCTTGAAACATGATTACAGAATCAAAGTGAAGCATTGAGGTCCATTCTGGGTTTCTTTGTAACTAATGGAGATGGAACAGTGAAGTTGCAACTAGAGCACTTGGGATTTGTCTTCAATGTAATCACATTAGCAAGCAACCAAGACAAGCAGCAGCAAATATCCCTGTTGAAGAGAATGTAGTGCTAATCTCATCTTCTTTAATGTCACTGGCTGGTggggttggtggtggtggtggtggtggtggtgatctCTTCTTAGTCATGGTCTCTCTCTCTGCTCTTTGCAAAGCAGACTTAACCTTATCATGAGTGCAAACACTTTCACAATGACTTGAAGGTACAAGTTTCAATTCCAAGCAGCTTTCTTCCAAGAACCTCAATGGCGGAGACTTGGAATCTTGAACCTCTGATTCTTGGGTGGTTCTCTGTTTGTGATGCTTCGTGTTGTTAAGGGATGGTAATGGCGAGCTTGCAGAGTTGCATCTCTACGAGTATACCTTCCCTGCAGACTGCAAGAAAACCCCaattcatcaacaatattaCTCGACTACAGCCAAAAACAAGAACACTCAGTTCTtctacactaaaaaaataaaagatttatgtTTCGTGGCTACtgaaaaatatgtatttaatcGAAATGATAACCAGAAGCCTAAATTCTGTACAAAAACTGTTCATCAATATGAGAGAAACTATCAAGATTGTTTCTTGGCTATAAAAAAGATTGGGGATAAAACCATATATACCTTTAAATTAAGAGGCACATCCCAAGTTTTTGTGAATTGCAATTCCAGATCCAAATCTTTGTTACTAACCTTTGAAAACCCTCCTAGCAAGTCTTTTGTGATCAAAATCTCTGAATTGCCACTGCTGTTGGGTATCAATATatactatatagaaaaagataggtatataaaaaagaagaaaaatactcTACTTATTAAaagtgataaattatttttgtctttttgaaaaaaaaaacattttcttcccAATTTATTGatacaattaattgatttttttatttgataattatatatactcACATTGATACgtaaattaaaatcaagttttgtcttcaaataattttaagaacatACACACGATTATATAGATCGATGTTAAATGAGAAATGATTACAGAGAGTGCTCAATTTCAACTAATCTTATGTAGGGGAGTGAAAACGCATGGAGCAGCTGCCAACCGATGCACAGTTCTATAACAATCATCGTTGTACCGCGTGtaatctttaaaaatcaattaccaTGAGAGAAGGcacatttttttaagtttttgcatCAATTGTTTTAAGTGTCAATCCATTATAAAATCACATGCATAGATATTATTAAACAATGGTTTGATAATTCTTCTACTAATAACTtagtttaaaatgaattttattttaaattgatttatagaTAAACCtggttaaatttaaattgacttGGTGAAATTTAACCAActtgatatatttaaaagagatttgattgattaacactaatttcttttttatctaaaactataatatttttttttaaacaatactattttttaaaaactaaatcaacattgtttttagtttaattttacaaattcatGACCTAAATTTTGATTAGCAAACTTCTAATAAGATATAACAATTATGACCAGTGATTGATAGTATAattgaagttgttttttatagtattttttttatataattatatcaaaataatatatattttttattttttaaaatttatttttggtattattatattaaaacaataaaaaatataaaaaataatttttcacctACTAACTAGacagtgtattttttttttaacattgatgaTTAGGTCAGCTTGCTTGTATTTTGACTAATCTCATGGATTCTAAAGTTAATGactatgtaagtctccagtgatcTGAAGTTTGTAAAACTtaaattgaattcttttaaaatactaatttaaaaccTGAACAGTTAAATTATACCCATAAGTATTCTGGTTTCTAAGTTAAACTAAGAAGCTAGCTTGGCAACACTtgaaaatgttaaataaataaagataaaatagacTTTTCAGTACATTATATCAGTAATTTACTGGCCGGTCCTGGTGACTCACAAGTTCTTTGGTGATGAGAGAGATGaatgaagaagaagcagaggTCTCATTAATGGCAGCCATTCAATGCATTTTATTCTCTTCAGTTAAAACCATGTCTTTTTCATTGGGGAGCCAGTGggagaattaaatttcactctCATGATATGCGCGTGCCTCGAACGCACAATTCTTTGTCTTATTTTAAAAGATCTATATGCGTGAAACACACGAGTAGGTAGATGGTTGAAGATTATTACGAAAGTAGACACATCTCTGTCATAAAAGATTGTAGTCATAGTACAAATATTTCGGGAATTTCATCATTGCCGGCATTAATGATCTCATTTACTCATAAGTTCCAGACTTGATGAGAGTTCTGACCGGTCAATGATTTATTCGTCgtgttaatcttttaaattgatatcggaataatttttttaaataatttttttcattttatatttgtgaaaaaaaagtattttttaaaaaattgaatttttttttgtttttttatagttttataaaaaaataactgaaatataacttattaatatttttttaatttattaaaaaaaccacaactgagaaataaaaaaaagttaaaaattaaaaaattaaaaaaatattataattttataaattatttaaaataaaataaataactatcaaaagaatgaaaattaaatataatagttaaaaaatttaattaaaaaaataataaaataaaaataaataacaaaaaaataaaaacccaagttgatataaaaattaaaccaaaccaaattttaaagaataaaatttaaaaataaaaaaattcaaaacaaaaaaaatatatatatctatatattaataaaaaaattaaggattagatttaatataatcaacaaataatatgatatttttttaatttcttaaaatttttaaaagtataatatgTACAAatgaaattctaaaaacaaaccaaattttttatgtgaaaagtatttttgtatcaattttttaataataaacaaacataaaaaaattttaaaaatatatttttttaattagtagcTTATCTTagatagatttaaaaataaattatatgaaaattaaccaaataaaatttatttaattttaattattttaattaatctaactTAATTTACCAAACTCATCTAATGAATTCACTCAGTCGAGTTTAATATcatttattgaaatttgtttcttcttaGTTAGGGAGTCAATCATCCTAAGCACACAATTCTGCAAGTCTTGACTCAGGAGAGAGGCCCATTTCCTTAAGAGTAATGAAAGTTGGAAATATAATAAAGGCCCAAAGTGAAGAAGTCCCACTTGAACTGAACCTAGCCGTAGGCTTTGGATTCCATGAAAACCCATATGATTTAGGTGTCAAGATAAATGCTCGACTGAACaaaatttcttgctttttttcttctctctcttgttCTGCCAAATAAATCTGAGACTTAACATATTAATCTACAATTCAAAACCCTATGATTTAGACATTACACCAATGACCTTCAACCTTGTATATTGTTCATTAAAAATGAGGAAAATGGATCAATCGATCGTTGTTCTCGTATTGATTAGACAAGTTAATTTTCAACaagttcatatattttaaatcatgccATGTTAAATTACTGACCCTAAAATTATTAGTGACCCTAAAATTGTAAGAGTAAACTTTAAAGTACGGacatgtttgttttctggaaagtagtttccgggaaaccattttccaaactttcttgtgtttgtttgccattaggaaagttggtcaacggaaaatactttccggtcaacggaaacactttccggtcaacgaaaaacactttccagtcaaagaaaaatttggtttggtttccaggaaaatgttttcccttttgggtgtgttt is a window encoding:
- the LOC18095814 gene encoding uncharacterized protein LOC18095814 isoform X2, which encodes MAADVSSMVNSSSNSEILITKDLLGGFSKVSNKDLDLELQVTKTWDVPLNLKSAGKVYSQRCNSVSSPLPSLNNTKHHKQRTTQESEVQDSKSPPLRFLEESCLELKLVPSSHCESVCTHDKVKSALQRAERETMTKKRSPPPPPPPPTPPASDIKEDEISTTFSSTGIFAAACLGCLLM